A region of Clostridium acetobutylicum ATCC 824 DNA encodes the following proteins:
- a CDS encoding FmdB family zinc ribbon protein, with the protein MPLIDYKCKSCGNQFFEIVSNSDDKAKCPKCGSEDSERVYKGKFYGKNGGNCTGHCASCGGCH; encoded by the coding sequence GTGCCTTTAATAGATTATAAATGTAAAAGTTGTGGAAATCAGTTTTTTGAAATAGTAAGTAATTCTGATGATAAAGCTAAGTGTCCAAAGTGTGGAAGCGAAGATTCAGAAAGGGTATATAAAGGAAAGTTTTACGGAAAAAATGGTGGCAATTGTACAGGGCATTGCGCTTCATGCGGGGGATGCCATTAA
- a CDS encoding 2'-5' RNA ligase: protein MKYCLIASFTKDSYLNVEDIQRNACKKYKLYKRIPNLHVSLQTLDEPNIDKLDSIIREQLSIYKKFKVQINKSHLAYNSSSKMVSLKVENRGYINRIVRSTNEKLHYGGFKFSMPHKDSNLFIPLANGNYQLKNILEQESAATCETIPEKDYSFLKIESFDLCKLVGHRKMYVVKKYQLRDF from the coding sequence ATGAAATATTGTTTAATTGCTTCATTTACAAAAGACTCTTACTTAAATGTTGAGGATATTCAAAGAAATGCATGTAAAAAGTACAAATTGTATAAAAGAATTCCAAACCTTCACGTTTCTCTTCAAACTCTGGATGAACCTAATATTGATAAGTTAGATTCAATTATACGTGAACAGCTCTCTATTTACAAAAAATTCAAGGTACAGATAAATAAATCACATTTAGCATATAATTCATCAAGTAAAATGGTATCTTTAAAAGTTGAAAACAGAGGTTACATAAATAGAATAGTTAGAAGCACCAACGAGAAGCTTCATTATGGCGGCTTCAAATTCTCAATGCCTCATAAAGATTCCAATTTATTCATTCCTCTTGCAAACGGAAATTATCAACTTAAAAATATCCTAGAACAAGAATCTGCAGCTACCTGCGAAACTATTCCGGAAAAGGATTATTCATTCTTAAAAATTGAAAGCTTTGATTTATGCAAATTAGTTGGTCATAGAAAAATGTATGTTGTAAAAAAATATCAACTTAGAGATTTTTAA
- a CDS encoding DMT family transporter produces MIGIISSIISGICMSLQGVFNTRLSEKIGLWETNAWVQGTALLVTLVICFIYGNGNLKMIGTANKLYLTGGILGAIIIFTVMKGVSSLGPTCSISIILIAQLLSAAIIDFFGLFHTDRLTFDSTKIIGVVLMLAGIICFKIKG; encoded by the coding sequence ATGATTGGTATTATATCTTCTATAATCTCTGGTATTTGCATGAGTCTTCAAGGAGTTTTCAATACAAGACTTAGTGAAAAAATTGGATTATGGGAAACAAATGCATGGGTTCAAGGCACTGCTCTTTTGGTTACCCTCGTAATTTGCTTCATATATGGGAATGGTAATTTAAAAATGATTGGAACTGCAAATAAACTTTATCTTACTGGTGGAATACTTGGTGCTATTATTATCTTTACAGTTATGAAAGGGGTGTCCTCTTTAGGTCCTACTTGTTCTATTAGTATAATATTAATTGCCCAACTACTGTCAGCAGCTATAATTGATTTTTTTGGATTATTTCATACTGATAGGCTTACCTTTGATTCAACAAAAATCATAGGTGTTGTTCTTATGCTTGCTGGTATAATTTGTTTTAAGATAAAAGGATAA
- a CDS encoding MBL fold metallo-hydrolase → MKFCSLYSGSSGNSIFVASDNSKVLIDAGLSGKTIEKALKEIKEDPNEIDGIFVTHEHSDHIKGVGVLSRKYNIPIYANELTWKAMMNSIGKIKDDNIKIITQDYIEIKDMNILNYKIPHDAASPCGYKILSGNKSACVATDLGHFADEVKSKISDADVILLESNHDVEMLKFGPYPYPLKRRILSEVGHLSNEDCGKAIVDIAKKGKKKIILGHLSRTNNYPELAYKTVVNELVQNGIEIDGDISISMAKRDMPSNYIEF, encoded by the coding sequence ATGAAATTTTGTTCGCTTTACAGTGGAAGTAGCGGAAATAGTATATTTGTTGCTTCAGATAATTCAAAGGTACTTATAGATGCAGGACTTTCAGGAAAGACCATCGAGAAAGCCTTAAAGGAAATAAAAGAAGATCCTAATGAAATAGACGGCATTTTTGTAACTCATGAGCATTCGGATCATATAAAAGGTGTTGGTGTATTATCTAGAAAGTATAATATACCTATATATGCAAATGAGCTTACTTGGAAAGCCATGATGAACAGCATAGGAAAAATAAAAGATGACAATATAAAGATAATTACTCAAGACTACATAGAAATAAAAGATATGAATATTTTGAATTACAAAATACCCCATGATGCTGCATCACCATGTGGATATAAGATTTTAAGTGGAAATAAATCAGCATGTGTTGCAACGGATTTAGGACACTTTGCGGACGAAGTGAAAAGTAAAATAAGCGATGCGGATGTGATTCTTCTCGAGAGTAATCACGATGTAGAAATGTTGAAATTTGGACCGTATCCATACCCCTTAAAAAGAAGAATTTTAAGTGAGGTTGGTCATTTATCAAATGAGGATTGCGGTAAAGCTATAGTTGATATAGCAAAAAAGGGCAAGAAAAAAATTATCTTAGGACATTTAAGTAGAACCAATAATTATCCTGAATTAGCATACAAGACAGTTGTTAATGAATTAGTTCAAAACGGGATAGAAATAGATGGAGATATTTCTATTAGCATGGCTAAGCGTGATATGCCTAGTAATTATATCGAGTTTTAA
- a CDS encoding SEC-C metal-binding domain-containing protein, giving the protein MSLYKDWTDRVVDYVKHKGEAAFWKDYGEVEGNIYKKLLASHKKVVEGTIENLASEYGSDSIFFMGFLDGINESIKEPLDLEKLEVTSDIKFEIDYEKLYFNMLEAKAEYLYDLPQWEGIFSKEKRKEIRDNWKNSKTYVNKNKVGRNDPCPCGSGKKYKNCCGKN; this is encoded by the coding sequence ATGAGTTTATACAAAGATTGGACAGATAGAGTTGTAGATTATGTAAAACATAAAGGAGAAGCAGCTTTCTGGAAGGACTACGGCGAAGTTGAAGGAAATATTTATAAAAAGCTTCTTGCAAGTCATAAGAAAGTAGTTGAAGGAACTATTGAGAACCTAGCTTCTGAATATGGATCTGATTCAATATTTTTTATGGGATTTCTTGATGGAATAAATGAAAGTATAAAAGAACCTTTAGATCTTGAAAAATTAGAGGTAACTTCAGATATAAAATTCGAAATTGACTATGAGAAATTATATTTTAATATGTTAGAAGCAAAGGCTGAATATTTATATGATCTTCCTCAGTGGGAAGGAATCTTCTCAAAGGAAAAGAGAAAAGAAATTAGGGACAACTGGAAGAACTCAAAAACATATGTAAATAAAAATAAAGTGGGAAGAAATGACCCATGTCCATGTGGAAGCGGAAAGAAATATAAGAATTGTTGTGGAAAAAACTAG
- a CDS encoding methyl-accepting chemotaxis protein yields MEKIFESLIDAAPTIAEAFGGRAAVTIWDRDKCVYALDSNKKALAAKAGDKFDVDFIKNVGAYDIVFNKKKTYTTIFNREEHGEDLRVTMIPAINENKEVVGLVSVSMDLENAVSVKNSTLELKSSLEQTNLTISEITNSAVLLSEKLNRIIENTDVTKKLIGESNEAVALIGSIAKQSNLLGLNAAIESSKAGEFGKGFSVVAGEMRKLASNSGESSRRILSALDQMSNNIKVIIDTINELGEIATNQAASLEEVSATVEQISANSQILVDNMDMN; encoded by the coding sequence ATGGAAAAAATTTTTGAATCATTGATTGATGCTGCACCAACTATAGCAGAGGCATTTGGTGGAAGGGCAGCTGTTACAATTTGGGATAGGGATAAATGTGTATATGCATTGGATAGCAATAAGAAAGCTTTAGCAGCTAAGGCCGGAGATAAATTTGATGTTGATTTTATTAAAAATGTTGGTGCGTACGATATTGTTTTCAATAAGAAAAAAACGTATACAACTATATTTAATAGGGAAGAACATGGTGAAGATTTAAGAGTAACAATGATTCCAGCAATTAATGAAAATAAAGAGGTCGTTGGTCTTGTAAGTGTATCTATGGATTTGGAAAATGCAGTAAGTGTTAAAAACTCTACGCTGGAATTGAAATCATCACTTGAACAAACAAATTTAACCATATCAGAGATTACTAATAGTGCAGTTTTGTTATCAGAGAAGCTAAACCGCATAATAGAAAATACCGATGTTACAAAAAAACTAATAGGAGAAAGCAATGAGGCTGTAGCACTTATTGGAAGCATAGCAAAACAATCAAATCTTCTTGGACTAAACGCAGCAATAGAGTCTTCAAAGGCTGGAGAGTTTGGAAAAGGCTTTTCTGTAGTAGCAGGTGAAATGAGAAAGTTAGCATCCAACAGTGGAGAGTCTTCAAGGAGAATCCTATCTGCACTTGATCAGATGAGTAATAATATTAAGGTTATAATAGATACTATAAATGAGTTAGGGGAGATAGCAACTAACCAAGCAGCATCCTTAGAAGAGGTTTCTGCTACGGTAGAGCAAATTTCCGCAAATTCGCAGATTTTAGTAGATAACATGGATATGAACTGA
- a CDS encoding S8 family serine peptidase, which produces MLSLKNKLDPNLKALLDENTYKSIRVIIHCKKFQDRMVSRLKSYKSTVFYSITHANCISADISSNAIRRLVEYPEVDYITLDDFCFICASPSNSSYPSSLRNNTSFSGKGVCIGIVDTGVYPHYDLKYPMPRIDNFVDLINNLEYPYDDNGHGTFISGLIAGSGVSSKGEIKGIAYNSKLYMIKAFEKNGRSYASSILKALEILINDSSEHNIKIICLPFETFFENEFLLSLFSKMFKLAADKNIVIVLPSGSNRNTKNSIRGIAALPYSITTSGINTHEGFKAYTYSSSGPLGKIEKPDLCGPCVDLSSLNCDIKYISQRNNMKLYPRELKTPYTTYTGTSCAAAYISSILALLLEKNPDLSYKDTISIVKTSCNLLKIPKWQQGSGIIDVNSLLN; this is translated from the coding sequence ATGTTGTCTTTAAAAAATAAGCTAGACCCAAATCTTAAAGCTCTACTTGACGAAAATACCTACAAATCCATAAGAGTTATAATACACTGCAAAAAATTTCAAGATAGAATGGTATCAAGATTAAAATCCTATAAAAGTACCGTATTTTATTCTATAACTCATGCAAATTGTATATCAGCAGACATATCCTCAAATGCAATCAGAAGACTCGTAGAATATCCTGAGGTTGACTATATAACTCTTGATGATTTTTGCTTTATATGTGCATCACCTTCTAACTCAAGCTATCCATCTAGTTTAAGAAACAATACTAGTTTTTCTGGAAAAGGTGTGTGCATTGGAATTGTTGACACTGGGGTTTATCCACATTATGACTTAAAATATCCTATGCCTAGGATAGATAATTTCGTAGACCTGATAAATAATCTAGAGTATCCTTACGATGATAATGGTCATGGAACCTTTATCAGTGGCTTGATTGCTGGAAGTGGTGTAAGTTCTAAAGGCGAAATAAAAGGAATTGCTTATAATTCAAAACTATATATGATAAAAGCTTTTGAAAAAAACGGTAGATCCTATGCGTCTTCGATTCTCAAAGCATTAGAAATTTTGATAAACGATAGTAGTGAACATAATATAAAAATAATCTGCTTACCCTTTGAAACCTTCTTTGAAAATGAATTTTTGTTGTCTTTATTTTCAAAAATGTTTAAGTTGGCAGCAGATAAAAATATAGTTATTGTTTTACCAAGTGGAAGCAATAGAAATACTAAAAACTCCATACGAGGAATAGCTGCTTTACCTTACTCTATAACTACATCAGGCATAAATACGCATGAAGGCTTTAAAGCTTATACTTACTCTTCCTCCGGTCCACTTGGTAAAATTGAAAAACCCGACTTATGCGGCCCGTGCGTGGATTTAAGTTCTCTTAATTGCGACATAAAATATATATCCCAAAGGAACAATATGAAATTATATCCTAGAGAACTTAAAACCCCCTACACAACTTACACCGGAACCTCCTGTGCTGCAGCATATATAAGCTCTATACTAGCTCTGCTTCTTGAAAAAAATCCGGACTTATCCTATAAGGATACAATTTCCATTGTAAAAACTTCCTGTAATCTTCTCAAAATCCCAAAATGGCAGCAAGGTTCAGGCATTATAGATGTAAATTCTCTTTTAAATTAA
- a CDS encoding dUTP diphosphatase, which translates to MNLNKLFHLQKNLDTKIIDQKNLSSQNLYSQKALALQVKFGELASKTRCFNYWTTEAPCEKNAILEEYINCLHFILSIGLDKDYIDFALPSSSFSTNIVEQFLGLFIDINDFVICSSKDNYVTLFQDFINLGKNLGFNDSDIENSYVQKNAIIAQI; encoded by the coding sequence ATGAATTTAAATAAGCTTTTTCATTTACAAAAAAATTTAGATACAAAAATAATTGACCAAAAAAACTTATCTAGTCAAAATTTATATTCGCAAAAGGCCCTAGCACTTCAAGTGAAGTTTGGTGAACTCGCAAGCAAAACTCGATGCTTTAACTATTGGACTACAGAAGCTCCTTGCGAAAAAAATGCAATTTTAGAGGAATACATAAATTGTCTTCATTTTATTTTAAGTATTGGCCTTGATAAAGATTACATTGATTTTGCTTTACCTAGTTCAAGTTTTTCTACTAATATAGTTGAACAGTTCTTAGGGCTCTTTATAGATATAAATGATTTTGTTATATGCTCTTCAAAGGATAACTATGTAACCCTTTTTCAAGACTTTATAAACTTAGGTAAGAACTTAGGCTTTAATGATTCTGACATTGAAAATAGCTATGTACAAAAGAATGCCATTATAGCGCAAATTTAA
- a CDS encoding DUF1540 domain-containing protein, with product MDHNSSIGCTVSECRFHCKDDNYCTLEQIKVVKHSNRAEQVEHTDCGSFKVEG from the coding sequence ATGGATCATAATTCAAGTATAGGATGTACTGTTTCAGAATGTAGATTTCACTGTAAAGATGATAATTATTGTACATTAGAACAAATAAAAGTTGTTAAGCACAGTAACAGAGCTGAGCAAGTAGAGCATACAGATTGTGGAAGTTTTAAAGTGGAAGGCTAA
- a CDS encoding diguanylate cyclase, with protein MINEFFINVLLLIAFTFIGGSILKETPKDKVRTIWGKVIVGVFCGFAGILLLMYSKHIKNTDTLIDLRAYAVMIASYTAGTLPTIISGIMIMLYRVFHFGVSVSSIVAAFRILSYIIFFYIVDRKIKSERKRWFYKMVFTLLMINVTDYYMLRKVDGIIDVLVQYSIIILVSGILQYMLLDYVKTSNKLYRRYKRDSTKDFLTGLSNVRQFDKVFSTARERVKQNNESLSCIMIDIDYFKKINDTYGHAIGDVILRELSKVLMKNVRGRDLVARVGGEEFCILLFNCSREKTFQIACRINKEVAEHKFFIGEDEFINITVSVGLSIYPEITPEIEDLRERADAALYAAKRSGRNKVSDSIIPFKIGV; from the coding sequence ATGATAAATGAGTTTTTTATAAATGTATTACTGCTTATAGCTTTTACGTTTATTGGTGGCAGCATTTTAAAAGAGACACCTAAGGATAAGGTTAGAACTATTTGGGGAAAGGTTATTGTAGGTGTTTTCTGTGGATTTGCAGGAATCTTGTTATTAATGTATTCAAAGCATATTAAGAACACAGATACATTAATAGATCTTAGAGCTTATGCTGTAATGATAGCTTCTTATACTGCTGGAACATTGCCGACAATAATCTCTGGAATTATGATTATGCTATATCGTGTATTTCATTTTGGAGTAAGTGTATCATCTATTGTAGCCGCTTTTCGAATTTTATCATATATAATATTTTTCTATATAGTTGATAGAAAAATAAAATCAGAGAGAAAAAGATGGTTTTATAAAATGGTGTTTACCTTACTTATGATTAATGTTACTGATTACTACATGTTAAGAAAGGTGGATGGAATTATTGATGTTCTTGTTCAATATTCTATAATAATATTAGTATCAGGCATACTTCAGTATATGCTTCTAGATTACGTCAAAACTTCAAATAAGCTTTATAGAAGGTATAAAAGAGATTCCACTAAGGATTTTCTTACAGGTCTTTCAAATGTAAGGCAATTTGATAAGGTATTCTCCACGGCCCGTGAAAGGGTTAAGCAAAATAATGAAAGTTTATCATGTATTATGATAGATATCGATTATTTTAAGAAAATAAATGACACATATGGACATGCAATAGGAGATGTTATTTTAAGAGAGCTGTCAAAGGTTCTAATGAAAAATGTTAGAGGTAGGGATTTGGTAGCTAGAGTTGGTGGTGAAGAATTCTGTATATTGTTATTTAATTGTTCTAGAGAAAAAACCTTTCAAATAGCATGTAGGATAAATAAAGAAGTAGCAGAGCATAAATTTTTTATTGGTGAGGATGAATTTATAAATATAACGGTATCAGTTGGATTATCAATTTACCCGGAAATAACACCAGAGATTGAAGATTTGCGAGAAAGGGCTGATGCAGCTCTTTATGCAGCAAAGAGAAGCGGTCGAAATAAAGTTTCTGATAGTATAATACCTTTTAAGATTGGTGTTTGA
- a CDS encoding thioredoxin domain-containing protein gives MSETIHKSSNRLINEKSPYLLQHAHNPVNWYSWSPEAFSKAKSEDKPIFLSIGYSTCHWCHVMERESFEDDDVAEVLNRSFVSIKVDREERPDIDEIYMNVCTAITGSGGWPLTIVMTPEQKPFFAGTYIPKNNRMGMQGLISLLENIEYQWKENQNELVEIGDKIVSSLNKDRKTTAKELSEEVLEEAFSQFKYNFDRTYGGFGSEPKFPTPHNLIFLMRYFYASKDKTSLNMALKTLDTMYRGGIYDHIGYGFSRYSVDKKWLVPHFEKMLYDNALLAYAYTEAFKITKNDNYKNIVDQIFTYILRDMTSNEGGFYCAEDADSEGVEGKFYVWSKKEINNVLGEDDGKKFSKYFNVTDTGNFEGENILNLIETEKIEFEDEFLNSCRKKLFDYREKRIHPYKDDKILTSWNGLMIAALAFGGRSLKNEIYINAAEKAVTFIFTKLIDANGRLLSRYRHGEASIKGYLTDYSFLIWGLIELYEATYKSEYIEKAIKLNNDLIKYFWDDKNKGLFLYGSDSEELISRPKEIYDGAIPSGNSVSALNFIRLSRLTGSYDLEDKCTEILQAFSEEIESYPMGYSFSLLSVLFLGKKSKEITLVSNSYDNTSKEFLEVINDKYNPLSTFIYYIEGDKTLENVSNFVSDYQPLNDKPTVYICENFSCNAPVTNISDLKKLL, from the coding sequence ATGTCGGAAACCATACACAAATCATCAAACAGATTAATAAATGAAAAAAGTCCTTATTTACTACAGCATGCCCACAATCCGGTAAATTGGTACAGTTGGTCTCCTGAAGCTTTTTCAAAAGCAAAATCAGAAGATAAGCCTATATTTCTAAGCATAGGCTATAGCACCTGCCATTGGTGCCATGTTATGGAAAGGGAAAGTTTTGAGGACGATGATGTTGCAGAAGTTTTAAATAGAAGCTTTGTTTCAATTAAGGTTGACAGAGAAGAACGACCTGATATAGACGAAATTTATATGAATGTATGCACTGCCATTACAGGAAGCGGTGGATGGCCTTTAACAATAGTAATGACTCCAGAACAAAAGCCTTTTTTTGCAGGAACTTATATTCCCAAAAACAACAGAATGGGAATGCAAGGCCTGATAAGCCTCTTAGAAAATATTGAATACCAATGGAAAGAAAACCAAAATGAACTTGTAGAAATAGGTGATAAAATAGTATCCAGCTTAAATAAAGATCGTAAAACTACTGCTAAAGAACTATCAGAAGAAGTTTTAGAAGAAGCATTTTCTCAGTTCAAATATAATTTTGATAGAACTTATGGCGGCTTTGGTTCTGAACCTAAGTTTCCAACTCCTCACAACTTAATTTTTTTAATGAGATATTTTTATGCTTCAAAAGACAAAACATCATTGAATATGGCGCTTAAAACCTTGGACACTATGTATAGAGGTGGAATATATGATCATATAGGTTATGGTTTCAGCAGATATTCAGTAGATAAAAAGTGGCTTGTACCTCACTTTGAAAAAATGCTATACGATAATGCCCTTCTAGCTTATGCATACACGGAAGCATTTAAAATAACTAAAAACGATAACTATAAAAATATTGTGGATCAAATATTTACCTATATATTGAGAGATATGACTTCAAACGAGGGAGGCTTCTACTGTGCTGAAGATGCTGACTCCGAAGGTGTAGAAGGTAAATTTTATGTATGGTCTAAAAAAGAAATTAATAATGTTTTAGGAGAAGATGATGGAAAAAAATTCTCAAAATACTTCAACGTAACAGACACCGGAAACTTTGAAGGAGAAAATATACTAAATCTAATTGAAACCGAAAAGATAGAATTTGAAGATGAATTTTTAAACAGCTGTAGAAAAAAATTATTTGATTACAGAGAAAAAAGGATCCATCCATATAAGGATGATAAAATTTTGACTTCCTGGAATGGTCTTATGATTGCTGCACTTGCCTTTGGTGGAAGAAGCCTTAAAAACGAAATATATATTAATGCAGCCGAAAAAGCCGTAACCTTTATTTTTACTAAATTAATAGATGCTAATGGAAGACTTCTTTCAAGATATCGACATGGAGAGGCCTCTATAAAAGGATATTTAACTGACTACTCTTTTTTAATATGGGGATTAATAGAACTATATGAAGCAACTTATAAATCAGAATATATAGAAAAAGCTATCAAGCTAAATAATGACCTTATAAAATACTTTTGGGACGATAAAAACAAGGGATTGTTCCTTTATGGAAGCGACAGTGAGGAGCTTATATCAAGGCCAAAAGAAATCTATGACGGTGCAATTCCTTCTGGAAACTCCGTATCCGCTTTGAATTTTATAAGATTATCTAGATTAACAGGCAGTTATGACTTAGAAGATAAGTGTACAGAAATACTACAGGCATTTAGTGAGGAAATAGAAAGTTATCCAATGGGCTATTCTTTTTCACTACTTTCAGTGCTATTCTTAGGGAAAAAGTCAAAGGAAATAACACTTGTTTCAAATTCCTACGATAATACCTCAAAAGAATTCCTTGAAGTAATAAACGATAAGTATAATCCTCTTTCAACTTTTATTTACTATATAGAGGGTGACAAAACCTTAGAAAACGTATCTAACTTTGTTTCCGATTATCAACCCTTAAATGACAAACCAACAGTTTATATATGTGAAAATTTTTCCTGCAATGCTCCTGTGACAAATATAAGTGATTTAAAAAAACTACTTTAG
- a CDS encoding UDP-N-acetylglucosamine 1-carboxyvinyltransferase, with amino-acid sequence MDKLVVNGGNPLFGSVEIGGAKNAAVAILPAAIMASEGISVIDNIPDIQDIQRLERIITSLGCKVKRVQNTVEIDSTNLTSVNADTEDGSKMRASYYLIGALLGRFGKAKVELPGGCPIGVRPIDQHIKGFEALGATVKISHGTVEAQADKLIGTNIYFDVVSVGATINLMLASVFAEGTTVLENAAKEPHIVDVANFLNSMGANIKGAGTDVIRIAGVEKLKGCNYSVIPDQIEAATYMIATAACGGCVTIKNVIPKHLESISAKLIEMGADIKEGDDYVTIESHKNLKGVNIKTLPYPGFPTDAQQPMSTLLSISQGRSIVNESIWESRLKHVDELKKMGANIKVEGTVAIIDGVEKLTGANVKATDLRAGAAMVIAALAAEGVSEISCIEHIDRGYPHIEDKFKELGANIRREKI; translated from the coding sequence ATGGACAAGTTAGTTGTTAATGGAGGCAATCCTCTTTTTGGAAGTGTTGAAATCGGAGGAGCTAAAAATGCTGCAGTAGCCATACTTCCAGCAGCAATAATGGCAAGTGAAGGAATCAGTGTTATTGATAACATACCAGATATTCAGGACATTCAACGTCTTGAAAGAATAATAACTAGTTTAGGATGCAAAGTAAAAAGAGTACAAAATACCGTTGAAATAGATAGTACAAATCTTACAAGTGTAAATGCAGATACTGAAGATGGTAGTAAAATGAGAGCGTCATATTATCTTATAGGAGCATTACTTGGTAGATTTGGAAAAGCAAAGGTGGAACTTCCAGGAGGCTGTCCTATAGGGGTAAGACCTATAGATCAGCATATAAAGGGTTTTGAAGCTCTTGGAGCAACTGTAAAAATAAGTCATGGAACCGTTGAGGCTCAAGCAGATAAGCTTATAGGCACAAATATATATTTTGATGTAGTGAGCGTTGGTGCGACTATTAATTTGATGCTTGCATCTGTTTTTGCTGAGGGAACTACTGTTCTTGAAAATGCAGCAAAAGAACCCCATATAGTTGATGTTGCAAATTTTCTTAACAGCATGGGAGCAAATATAAAGGGAGCAGGAACTGATGTTATAAGAATAGCAGGAGTTGAAAAGCTTAAAGGCTGTAATTATAGTGTTATACCTGATCAAATTGAAGCTGCTACATATATGATAGCAACAGCAGCCTGTGGTGGATGTGTAACTATTAAAAATGTTATACCAAAGCATCTAGAATCAATTTCAGCAAAATTAATAGAAATGGGAGCTGACATAAAAGAGGGAGATGATTATGTAACTATAGAGTCGCATAAGAATCTTAAAGGAGTTAACATAAAAACTCTTCCTTATCCAGGATTTCCAACGGATGCACAGCAGCCTATGAGTACACTACTTTCTATTTCACAGGGTAGAAGTATAGTTAACGAAAGCATATGGGAAAGCAGGCTTAAACATGTTGACGAGCTTAAGAAAATGGGAGCTAACATAAAGGTTGAAGGAACAGTTGCTATAATAGATGGAGTTGAAAAACTTACAGGTGCTAATGTTAAAGCTACTGATTTAAGAGCAGGAGCTGCTATGGTAATTGCTGCATTAGCGGCTGAAGGTGTAAGTGAAATATCATGCATAGAGCATATAGATAGAGGATACCCTCATATAGAGGATAAGTTTAAAGAACTCGGAGCAAATATAAGAAGAGAAAAAATATAA
- the rlmH gene encoding 23S rRNA (pseudouridine(1915)-N(3))-methyltransferase RlmH — protein sequence MNITLITVGKLKEKYLKDAVNEYAKRLQKYCKLNIIELQDEKTPEKASLKEEKLIKEKEGEKILSSIKDNSYVVSMDLKGKMFSSEEFSAFIDDLGVRGNSSIDFVIGGSLGLSDAVLARANYKLCFSKMTFPHQLFRVMLLEQVYRAFRISRGEPYHK from the coding sequence ATGAATATAACACTTATAACTGTTGGAAAACTTAAAGAAAAGTATTTAAAGGATGCAGTAAATGAATATGCAAAGAGGCTTCAAAAGTATTGCAAACTAAACATAATTGAGCTTCAAGACGAAAAAACTCCAGAGAAAGCATCCCTAAAGGAAGAAAAGCTTATTAAAGAAAAAGAGGGGGAGAAAATACTTTCTTCTATAAAAGATAACTCATATGTAGTTTCAATGGATTTAAAAGGAAAGATGTTTTCTTCAGAAGAGTTCTCTGCTTTTATTGATGACTTAGGAGTAAGAGGAAATAGCAGTATTGATTTTGTTATAGGAGGTTCTCTTGGGCTTTCAGATGCAGTTTTAGCTAGAGCTAATTATAAGCTGTGTTTTTCAAAGATGACTTTTCCACATCAGCTTTTTAGGGTTATGCTTTTGGAGCAGGTTTATAGAGCTTTTAGGATTAGTAGGGGTGAACCGTACCATAAGTAA